CCTGTACTGATCATCCTTCCTGTACTGATCATCCTTCCTGTACCGATCATCCTTCCTGTACCGATCATCCTTCCTGTACCGATCATCCTTCCTGTACTGATCATCCTTCCTGTACTGATCATCCTTCCTGTACTGATCATCCTTCCTGTACCGATCATCCTTCCTGTACCGATCATCCTTCCTGTACCGATCATCCTTCCTGTACTGATCATCCTTCCTGTACTGATCATCCTTCCTGTACTGATCATCCTTCCTGTACTGATCATCCTTCCTGTACTGATCATCCTTCCTGTACCGATCATCCTTTCTGTACCGATCATTCTTCCTGTACCGATCATCTTTCCTGTACTGATCATCCCGATCATCCTTCCTGTACTGATCATCCTTCCTGTACTGATCATCCTTCCTGTACTGATCATCCTTCCTGTACCGATCATCCTTCCTGTACCGATCATCCTTCCTGTACTGATCATCCTTCCTGTACTGATCATCCTTCCTGTACTGATCATCCTTCCTGTACTGATCATCCTTCCTGTACTGATCATCCTTCCTGTACCCATCATCCTTTCTGTACTGATCATCCTTCCTGTACTGATCATCCTTCCTGTACCCATCATCCTTCCTGTACTGATCATCCCGGCTGTACTGATCATCCTTCCTGTACTGATCATCCTTCCTGTACTGATCATCCTTCCTGTACCGATCATCCTTCCTGTACCGATCATCCTTCCTGTACTGATCATCCTTCCTGTACTGATCATCCTTCCTGAACCGATCATCCTTCCTGTACCGATCATCCTTCCTGTACCGATTATCCTTCCTCTACCGATCATCCTTCCTGTACTGATCATTCTTTGTACCGATCATCCTTCCTGTACTGATCATCCTTCCTGTACTGATCATCCTTCCTGTACCTGATCATCCTTCCTGTACCGATCATCCTTCCTTCGATCATCCTTCCTGTACCAATCATCCTTCCTGTACTGATCATCCTTTGTACCGATCATCCTTCCTGTACCGATCATCCTTCCTGTACTGATCATCCTTCCTGTACTGATCATCCTTCCTGTACCGATCATCCTTCCTGTACTGATCATCCTTCCTGTACTGATCATCCTTCCTGTACCGATCATCCTTCCTGTACCGATCATCCTTCCTGTACCGATCATCCTTCCTGTACCGATCATCCTTCCTGTACTGATCATCCTTCCTGTACCGATCATCCTTCCTGTACTGATCATCCTTCCTGTACTGATCATCCTTCCTGTACCGATCATCCTTCCTGTACCGATCATCCTTCCTGTACTGATCATCCTTCCTGTACCGATCATTCTTCCTGTACTGATCATCCTTCCTGTACCGATCATCCATCCTTTACCGATCATCCTTCCTGTACTGATCATCCTTCCTGTACTGATCATCCTTCCTGTACCGATCATCCTTCCTGTACTGATCATCCTTCCTGTACTGATCATCCTTCCTGTACTGATCATCCTTCCTGTACCGATCATTCTTCCTGTACTGATCATCCTTCCTGTACCGATCATCCATCCTTTACCGATCATCCTTCCTGTACCGATCTTCCTACCCTTTTACTTCCATAAACTCATTCTTTCGCTATATGCCTTCAGTTACCCAATTTTTACCCTTTTCCTTTCCAGCAATGTTCCGAATCAatgtaccgtattcgacccaataaacaCTCAGAGCAGAAGAAATGTTTAATAGAAACATTAAGTCAGAAacatttcagaaaattattgCACCGAATAAACAATTGATCAATTTATATAAGAAATCATATACAGGAATTTCCACAGTTCTCATAGTGAAATTATTGGGAGCCTCAAAACAAGGGAGGggtacttattgggtcgaattgGTGTTTGTTAAATGTCTGCCGTACaatcaaagtttgttatccACGTTTCCATGTCTAAACTCTCTATGTCTGTTGCAATATTCTAAACATTATTTCATGTTTACAAGTACGTTCTCTCACTCGTATTGATCCTAttggttttattattattgtcaGTCGTATATATTGTCACCAATGATATGCCAAGCCATGTGCGTATTATTGCCAATCTTTCAAGCCTTGCGTATTATCGCAAATCTTTCAAGCCTTGCATATTATCGCCAATCTTTCAAGCCTTGCATATTATCGCCAATCTTTCAAGCCTTGCATATTATCGCCAATCTTTCAAGCCTTGCATATTACGCAATCTTTCAAGCCTTGCATATTATAGCGCCAATCTTTCAAGCCTTGCATATTAGCGCCAATCTTTCAAGCCTTGCGTATTATCGCAAATCTTTCAAGCCTTGCATATTAGCGCCAATCTTTCAAGCCTTGCGTATTATCGCCAATCTTTCAAGCCTTGCATATTATCGCCAATCTTTCAAGCCTTGCATATTATCGCCAATCTTTCAAGCCTTGCATATTATCGCCAATCTTTCAAGCCTTGCATATTAGCGCCAATCTTTCAAGCCTTGCGTATTATCGCAAATCTTTCAAGCCTTGCATCTTAGCGCCAATCTTTCAAGCCTTGCATATTAGCGCCAATCTTTCAAGCCTTGCGTATTATCGCAAATCTTTCAAGCCTTGCATATTAGCGCCAATCTTTCAAGCCTTGCATATTATCGCCAATCTTTCAAGCCTTGCATATAATCGCCAATCTTTCAAGTCTTGCATATTATTGCCAATTTTTCAAGCCTTGCATATTATCGCCAATCTTTCAAGCCTTTTCAAGCCTTGCATATTTTAGCCAATCTTTCAAGCCCTCTGCATTCTAAAGGATATATCAAAAGTGTTTTACTATCATCAATGAGCCAAGCCTTCTGCAATGTCACCAAGATGCTAAGCCTTCTGCATTGCTGCCAATGTGCCAAGCCTTAATTCTGCATTTTTACCAATGGGCCATGCCTTTAGCATCTTAATTCAAAGTGCCAAGCCTTAATTCTGCATTGTTGCCAATGTTTTAGCCTTCAGCATCTTAGTCAATGTGCCAAGTCTTTTGAAATATCTTCATTTTGCCAAACTTAATTTCTACATTTGCTGCTATTTTGACAAGCCATAGTTTTGTATATTCGCCAATGTACCAAAACTTTTGCATAGTCACCAATGTGCCAATCTGTTTTCTTTGTCGCCAATTTAACCAATCCTTTGAATTGTAACCAATGTGCAATGTTGTCTTTCACATTTTTGCAAGTGTTCCAACTGTCTTACACTGTGGCCAATACAACATAAGATCTCTGTATTCTTTTGCTGTGGATTTGCAGTCTTTGTCTTCTTTTTCTCTTaaggaaaaaaatgataaatccCTAAACCTGCCATAGCCACCAATACTATATCTGACCCAATAAGTGCACAGGACGCTTAAGAATGGAAGAAAATAAGGCGGTGCTTAATAAAAACGAATTTGGACTTGccatt
This portion of the Argopecten irradians isolate NY chromosome 6, Ai_NY, whole genome shotgun sequence genome encodes:
- the LOC138326170 gene encoding trichohyalin-like yields the protein MDDRYRKDDQYRKNDRYRKDDQYRKDDRYRKDDRYRKDDQYRKDDQYRKDDRYRKDDQYRKDDRYRKDDRYRKDDRYRKDDRYRKDDQYRKDDQYRKDDRYRKDDQYRKDDQYRKDDRYRKDDRKDDRYRKDDRFRKDDQYRKDDQYRKDDRYRKDDRYRKDDQYRKDDQYRKDDQYSRDDQYRKDDGYRKDDQYRKDDQYRKDDGYRKDDQYRKDDQYRKDDQYRKDDQYRKDDQYRKDDRYRKDDRYRKDDQYRKDDQYRKDDQYRKDDRDDQYRKDDRYRKNDRYRKDDRYRKDDQYRKDDQYRKDDQYRKDDQYRKDDQYRKDDRYRKDDRYRKDDRYRKDDQYRKDDQYRKDDQYRKDDRYRKDDRYRKDDRYRKDDQYRKDDQYRKDDQYRKDDQYRKDDRYRKDDRTGRMIGTGRMIGTGRMIALVQEG